Genomic segment of Anopheles darlingi chromosome X, idAnoDarlMG_H_01, whole genome shotgun sequence:
ggtgagaaTGCCGTACACGGCGAGTGTCAGCGTGGTGTACCAGCCCTTCAGCACCAGCCCATCGGTTGGGATGCGACGCACAAATTCCTCCGCTCGGCGGTCACACTCCAGGTGGATGCAATTGTTCTGGTTGTACTCGAGCTCGCCCAGACTCTCGAACACGGCTGCTCCCGGTTTGCCAAGATCGTTTACGAATAGCTCGATATGGAAGTTGGAAGGATTCGTCGCACCGAGCCGAACACCACCCGGGAAGTCAGCATGGACGCGCGCCCCCAGCGGTATGATGCGTACCTCCGTTATGTAGACCGGGTTGGGAAACTGCACCAAGTCCAGATTACGCTGTATCAAtggaggaaaggaagagatGAGAAAAGCTGTACACCGTGAATGCGGGGCCTGCTGCAGAGTAACTGCTGCACACGGTTCCTTCACCCTAAACCTACCTCGTAAGAATCGTGAGAGAACGTATCAAAGAACAACAGTTCCGGCTGTTCGACCTCCATGCTTTCTGTACCCAGTAGTCCTGTTTGGCAGAAAGGCAGGCACACTGATTGGCCGGTATCTATTATTACCAATCAGTTTCCAAACTAAATAATGAAAACAGAATTCGGCGTCGCGCTCTTCTCGCGCATCTCCTCCTTCACTGACGCGCGTTATtcgagaaaacgaaaaagtaaAACGAAAAGGTAATCGGGCCCTGCAACTTCTCGCTCATATGTCATGCAAGTTTTCCGTCGTCACCAACTGGCACCACTGGCAGTTGTGTCTCTGGTTTACAACTGCTACTGCAGGTGCTAAAGTATGCATACCAACGGTGCACTTACGCGTTAATCAACCTTATCGTGCACCGTTCCGACTCGCgtatccttttcttttgcaaagAATAGCCATATCCTACGCATATCAGCCTTCAGCCTGTCTCTTCCTTATCGGATCTGCCTTAAAGCCAACATCTAAGCGCAACGCGCGGTTGCTTGAGAAACGAACACGCTCATATCGGCACCAGCGCTCgcacaccgcgcacacacacacggtgtcGGTCTACACCGGCTGCTGGCCCTTCCGAGCATCCGTCAGCGGAGACTTCCTTTTTATTTCCGCCCCGGGTCGACACGTACCTGTGTGCCAGCACGCCTTGTCGAAAATCATCAAAGCGCTGTTGTTCCGTGTATCATCCGTGTGCTGAACTGCTTAAAATGGCTGGGGTAAGTAGAGTGACTGTGCAGAAGGCGTAGTACGGCTTCGGCCAAGACGtaatagaacaaaaaacaggGTCGGAACTTGCGGCACGTCCACGGCGTCTGGCGTGTGGCAGTGATGGCAGCAGCCGGCCATTGCGGTTGCCGTTGCAGATGCTGCGACTGTGGCTGTGTCTGTGGTTGTGTCACTACAAAAGCTAGGTTATAGCCGGGGCCGGTCTGTTTCGACCCCGACACGTAGCACAGCGAAAATGCGGTCCAGATTGTGTGGCCAGAGCTGGCCCACTGCCAGCACCGCTACCACTTCCAATTTTTATAGGTTGATGATCGATTGTGATCTTGATggggatctttttttttcttttcgcccgCAGACGCTCTACACATACCCAGAGAACTTCCGCGCGTTCAAGGCGCTGATCGCTGCCCAGTACTCCGGGAAGGCGGTCGAGGTCGCGCCGGGTTACGTGCACGGCGAGACGAACCGCAGCGAGGCTTTCCTGAAAAAGTTTCCGCTCGGCAAGGTGCCGGCGTTCGAGACCAAGGATGGCCGTTACTTCGCCGAAAGCAACGCGATCGCCTGGTACCTCAGTAATGAACAGCTGCGCGGCGGTGCGAACGAGGTCCAGCAGACGGAGGTACTGGCGTACCTTCACTTCGCCGACAGCGAGCTGCTGCCGGCGGTGCAGTCCTGGGTCTACCCGGTGCTCGGCATCATGCCGTTCAACAAGAACAACGTCGAGCACGCTAAGGAGGATCTGCGCCGTACGCTCACCGTGCTGAACGAGCGGCTGACGCGGCAAACGTTCCTTGTCGGCGAGCGAGTGACGCTCGGTGACATCGTTACCTTCGCGACATTGCTGCCGGCGTACGAGCATGTGCTGGATCCGGCTTTCCGTGCACCATACACCGCGGTGAACCGCTGGTTCACAACCATCCTCAATCAGCCGCAGGTGAAGAACGTGATCGCCTCGCTGGCGCTGTGCGCAAAGCAGGCCGTGGTCGATCCGAAGAAGTACGCCGAGTTCCAGGCGCgtgtcgctggtggtgcgggCGCCGATAAACCAGAGAAGgcggacaagaagaaggagaagaaggaaaagaaggctCCAGCGGCTGCGGCCCCAGCACCAGAGGAGCAACCGGACGCGGCCGATGAGCTGATTGCAGCTGAGCCGAAGCAGAACGATCCGTTCGAGACGCTCCCGAAGGGTACATTCAATTTCGATGACTTCAAGCGCTTCTACTCgaacgaggaggaggcgaAATCGATCCCATACTTCTGGACCAAATTCGATCCCGCTCACTACTCAATCTGGTTCGGCGAATACAAATATCCCGAGGAGCTGACCAAGGTGTTCATGAGCTGCAACCTTATCACCGGCATGTTCCAGCGGCTGGACAAGATGCGCAAGCAGAGCTTTGCCTCCGTCTGCCTGTTCGGTgaggacaacaacagcaccatctCGGGTGTGTGGGTATGGCGCGGTCAGGATCTCGCCTTCAAGCTGTCGCCGGACTGGCAGGTCGATTATGAGGTATACGACTGGAAGAAGCTGGATCCGGCCGACGAATCCACCAAGAAGCTGGTCGAGCAGTACTTCTCCTGGAGCGGAGCCGACAAGCAGGGTCGCAAGTTCAACCAGGGCAAGATCTTCAAATAAGCCAGACCCCCGTCTTTCTGTGGTGCGGCTGCAGTTCTGTCCACCTCCTCGCGCCCATTTTTCCATCCCTTTAACATATTAATACCATCCCTCCTCCCTTAACGcgccttctgctcctgctgcgaCGAGTGGTTCGGGATGCCAAcctctcccttcttctccctctttcACGCCACTCTCCAGACTCTCGTGTGCTTACTTTTAATCTATTTAAGCTGACAAAACCGCCATGTATACTCAACGGCTAGCACTGCGCACGGTAAATCACTTTCTTTAAAAAGGAGAAACGTAAAGCAACTACATTGATCGATCGCCATTGCATATGAACACCTACCCAACGTGCTGCCTGGTGCGTGCTAGTTGTTTCCAACAAGTTCATCCCGTCGGCGCACAACCTAACTAAAGATCAAATGCCCGGGAGGAGCACCTGCAAGGAGCTGTATAAGTGTAGCGAAGCAAACACAGCTGATTGGTCGTCGCACTCGCATGGAAAAgagagtatgtgtgtgaaagagagagagagagctgcttTTCGTCTGCGATGAATTTGTTATATGAGAAataaaacgaacgaattttTCGTGTAATGTCAACTCCGATGTTTTacgctttttgttttggtaaTTAAACGAAGCAATCTATTGTACGGATGAAAATATTAGGTAATATCTTAAGAAAGAAATAGGGAACATTAGATCGAAGAGAGCATATGAGGGGTACTGAAAAAAACTGAAGattttcgtcatttttcagGAACGCACTGCTGGATCATCTGTTCGGAATATTTATTGGAATTTTGTATTCAGGAGAGAATACTAAATCGTACAAAGGATCTGAAATGATCTGCTGCATATGTTTATGAGCTAGGAAAAGAATCCTATTTCCCTTACTATCCTTGGAGTTTCAAGAGTGGCGTAGATTGGCAAGGATACCCTGGTTGAAGAAATGCTGCTAGTAGTAcggtttttgctttatttaatGCTTTATAATTATTACTGTTAGTAGACCATAAATAATTCTTATTTCTTTTAATAGTTTTGCCACTTTTACTATTGCGGATAGTTTACTCAACAATTGATCGCGTTTTCTTGATGATAATCTGTTATTAGTAACTATGTTGAATTGAAAGATGCACCAAAAATAATATACAATATATAGCCATTATAACAAGCATGATTCAGATcaaaataaatagaaaatatcCTTCAATGATCCCTCATTGGTGGGACGAAAAGGGAATGAAGTGCACGATTAGCCAAGTAGCAATGAATGATGCCAGCCAGTCTGCCATTACTGCTACTGCAGTTACTGCAGCTTTCCGAGATTAACGTAGACACGCGTACTGAGAGCTAGCTGCTCCGGTTTTCCCAAATAGACGTTGTTATAGGTGTACTGTAGTGTGAATCCAACCCAAACATATTCGCCGACCTGCACATCCGGATTCGGTTTCACAGCGAGCCGTATGGCAGCATGATTATCCTTGCGCCATGTGACGAACCTGTgcggaaaggagagagaaaaaacagcaTTGAAGTAAGTGAGCGACCATGCAATCCCAAAACAATGGCCAGAAGACCTACTTGGGTGCGAACATTGTGGGTGGCACGATCTCATCGATCAGACCGGCTTCGTCGCGATACCTAACGTAAAAGCTGCTATCTGGCAGTGTCAGCGTCCCATTCACGACACGATCGACCAGCCGCGGGCGCTCGATTAGCGGTACCTGTTTGGCAAGCGAAGCATTTAGGCTGCGCATTGCCTGTGCCGCGGCTGAGGAGGCGGCTGTCGAACTGCTGCTAGTGCCGCTTCTAGCCGTCGCTAAAGCGACCGTCGCCTGGTACTCCTCATCAATCAGCGCCCGCTCCTCCTCCGGGCTCGGTAGGTCTAAAATCGTAATCATCATCTCATTAACGGTCGGATTCGTGATGCGCAGCACCACGTAGGTATCTGCTACACCGTGGCGCAGCGTATCGCATTGTACAAAGCGAACGTCTGGCGCATGATAGGCGGCGAACAGTGCGATGCGGTACTTGGTGGAGGTCGGATTGTAGTCCGGTTTGATGACATTATGGTCACACTGGCAGCGCAACGAGCGCTTGATGGAGAGCAGCTTGTGCTGCGGGTAGAGCTGGGCTACAGTGGTCGGCTGCGTGGCCGGTTGTGCTAGGCGCTGCTGCACCGTCGACACCGTATTCAGGTTAAGCTTCTCCGTCAGTAGTTCAATTGGCAGTTCTTCTACCTCCTCGCTCGCCACCGCTGGCTTGATCGGGATGATCGTTAGCTTGGCGGGTGCCTTAGCCTCCGGCAGCCCTATCTGTCGCCGCAATATCTCAACAGTCAGCCCGGTACGGTCGGTTAGGTTGGGGTACTTCGTGGGCCTCGGTGCCTTGCGGCGCCATAACTCCTGCCGCTCCTGCTTATCGTGCAACGCCACCGAACGATAGTGGTCGAACAGCTGGGCGAAGCGTGTCGCACTCGGAtgctccggttccggccaTTGTCCGGTCGCGACACTCTGATCCGGTAAACCAATGTCCCGTGTGTTCCACCTGCAGGTAAGACACGCCAGGTAGTacatcttcttctgcaccTGCTTGCCACTacccggtgacgacgatgacgacgaaagcGAACCGACGGTAGCGTTAGTCTCGTCTGCCACCGGCGGTGCATCCTTGACGAGCGGAACAGTCATCATTGACGACCGTACCGACAGCAAGTTCTGGCAGCTCGGACAGTTGAAGCAGGTGCTGCAGCGGTTTTTGCGTATCCTTGCCTCGGACGACGGAATGTTCTCTAAGcaattcaaacaaaaatgtGTATCCACCTGCCCGCCCGATACCAACAGTAGCAAGTCCAATCCACACACGGCCGAGATCCGGCAagccgaagaaaaagaaaagtatGTACATCTATTCCACTTGGCACATCATCTGGACGCAGGGCTTACCTCATGACACACACAATTCCCACAACGTAGCTTAGAGCAGTGCTTGCAGAAATACATATTTGATAGTGGGTTAAGCAACCCGCATACGCAGACATACTCGACTCGGTTGCCCAAGTTAAATAATGCCATTTTTGGGGACCACAACCAAGTAACTGCTTAGGTTAGGGAGGCACAAGGTAGTAACAAAACTCTCCGAGTAGTCAATTGCCACAGCGTCTTCACAATTCTACGGGATTTGTTGAGAATAGAGCTGCCCGTATGACAGAAGGTATTCAATGTGGCTGCTTAAGGCTGCCACACATAGCATgcgccaaggtactttaaaaagacaggtagcatcttaaccgctttgacaggtcaccattttgaatttgtttgacattcataggagggcgcttttataaacaaaaccacgtgagtttcaagaagaagaagaagaagatatgggcaagtttggtggttttatcaaggaaagtacctgatttcactctttttcgaatgtttaaatgattcagctctctatttaagatccatcgagcaaccgagttatggtttacagcgagtgagcacggtccaggaacgctagctagctcttgttctaggctgggtggcaagacctacggaccgataacactaggaagaattttgagaatatttgcataaactttaactttcgtgccacttttcgtgaatttgaactgtcgtaataccacagaaaagcgaaaacagctccgaaaagagcgttcccgaagtaaacatcccaccatcccgtgaatgtcaaactctgaagttttttctaaaataaaatcggggatttgttctggataaagctacctgtctttttaaagtaccttggcaTGCGCTAGACGAGGCCGCGATTGTcgtgcttttgtttttatcgtttttaaaCTACTTTCGTTTTTATCGAGTGAGCGTCATTTTAACGAGAAATGACAGGGTCAGTGCCTACCCTTGCCTTTTCATGTGAACGATGCTAATGGTTTGTAGGATTACGAAGCAGCCCTGCTGTTACAATAAGCACGAACCGTTggtttgtttgccattttccacgacacctggccgggccgggtctCTTCGCAGTGCGCGCCATCAGCACGACGATATCCGCTTGAGCAGGCGGATTCAAGGAGCAATAAAGGAATGGCGCAATAAACTGCGTTACTTGACCGATCATGTGTGCGCTAGTGTCTTCCCAGCTCACACGAGCCCTGCTGGACGAATGGCAACATCGGTTAGCGAACGCAAACGCCTTCGAGGAGATCATCTCCGTGGCGCACGTAAGTACAGGGTATCATGCCGTTTCCATCAACTAAACTCTTTGCTTTCTGTTTGTCTGGTACGTGTTTTAGGAAATTTGCCGACTCAAGAGCTCTACCACCGACGATCGGTCGCTAAACACACAAGGACTGACCGATCagctgtgtttgttgttgagcAACCGAGCACCAGTCTCGGTACGCAAAGTAATATGTAAAGCATACTTCAGGGTGATGCTACGGGAACTGGATAGCACCACAACGAATACTCGAGGATCTTTCGATCCGGCACGGCGGCCGATCCCATTGCAAGCGTTACCGGCGTTACTCGAACACACCTTAGTCGGTGCCGACGAGCCGCTCGATAGCACAATCGTCTACGGTATACTACAGTCCAAGTTTTTGCCCCAAACGACCGTTCTGTTTCCCCTCCTGCAACAGCAGATCGTGACACGAACGGTCGAGCAGTTCACTGGATATCGAGCCGGCAGTTTTCCGCAGTGGTACGGCACGGTTATCGAGAATTTGATCGCACTTCACGAGACGCATGCCCTTCCCGCACTTGTGCAGGACTATGATCAGCTTTGGCCCCATGTTCTGGTCAACCTCGATTCACCGTACGCTGGCATACGGGAAAGCACACTGAAGCTGCTCCGGGCAATGTTGTGCCATGGTGAGTTGCTGCGCCATGCCAACCTCTCCTGTACCGTGGCGAGCTGGTCATGGTTGAATCGGAACAAGTTTCACGTCGTTGCCTTGCTGATCGAGCAGCAACCGTATGCACTAGCACTGGAAACTGCTGGCCTACGTGGAGTCCCCGTCACATGGGGAGACGTACTAGAAGTATCGCTACAACACAAGCATCTGCTACCGGGTGGTCAAGCGCTACTGCGCGCACTGTACAGCAAGCAGTCCGAGACAGATGTCGTGCAGCAGATTCGGGGGCTGCTAACCAAAGCCAGTATCGCCGATTGTATCTACATAGTAAGGTACTGGTTACACCTGTTGACAGCGGCGCACCGCGGTCAACTGTATCAACAGCTTCAACTAGATTTACCCATCACGGATGAATATGCAACTGCAGCTAGAAACCGGCCGGCCAATAGGCTCTTTATACTTTTCGCATATGGGTTTCGCGTACAGTACGAAAAACACATTCAACTGCCGGAGATATTACGGCAGCTGTGCACAGTTGCAGGGCCGAATAAGACACGTACACAGCTGGAACGGTGCATGTTGATGGAGACGTTTGCCCATCATGCGATGGCTGCGCTAGCAGGCGTATTACTGTGCAATGGATCATTTCATCCACCGGCGATGGAGCAGATATTGCAGCAAT
This window contains:
- the LOC125954689 gene encoding elongation factor 1-gamma; this encodes MAGTLYTYPENFRAFKALIAAQYSGKAVEVAPGYVHGETNRSEAFLKKFPLGKVPAFETKDGRYFAESNAIAWYLSNEQLRGGANEVQQTEVLAYLHFADSELLPAVQSWVYPVLGIMPFNKNNVEHAKEDLRRTLTVLNERLTRQTFLVGERVTLGDIVTFATLLPAYEHVLDPAFRAPYTAVNRWFTTILNQPQVKNVIASLALCAKQAVVDPKKYAEFQARVAGGAGADKPEKADKKKEKKEKKAPAAAAPAPEEQPDAADELIAAEPKQNDPFETLPKGTFNFDDFKRFYSNEEEAKSIPYFWTKFDPAHYSIWFGEYKYPEELTKVFMSCNLITGMFQRLDKMRKQSFASVCLFGEDNNSTISGVWVWRGQDLAFKLSPDWQVDYEVYDWKKLDPADESTKKLVEQYFSWSGADKQGRKFNQGKIFK
- the LOC125954683 gene encoding dynactin subunit 4 codes for the protein MALFNLGNRVEYVCVCGLLNPLSNMYFCKHCSKLRCGNCVCHEVDTHFCLNCLENIPSSEARIRKNRCSTCFNCPSCQNLLSVRSSMMTVPLVKDAPPVADETNATVGSLSSSSSSPGSGKQVQKKMYYLACLTCRWNTRDIGLPDQSVATGQWPEPEHPSATRFAQLFDHYRSVALHDKQERQELWRRKAPRPTKYPNLTDRTGLTVEILRRQIGLPEAKAPAKLTIIPIKPAVASEEVEELPIELLTEKLNLNTVSTVQQRLAQPATQPTTVAQLYPQHKLLSIKRSLRCQCDHNVIKPDYNPTSTKYRIALFAAYHAPDVRFVQCDTLRHGVADTYVVLRITNPTVNEMMITILDLPSPEEERALIDEEYQATVALATARSGTSSSSTAASSAAAQAMRSLNASLAKQVPLIERPRLVDRVVNGTLTLPDSSFYVRYRDEAGLIDEIVPPTMFAPKFVTWRKDNHAAIRLAVKPNPDVQVGEYVWVGFTLQYTYNNVYLGKPEQLALSTRVYVNLGKLQ